CGGGCAGGAAGACGTGCGCGAACTTCGCCGTCTCGTTGAGGAAGAGGTCCTGGACCACGACCAGTTCCATCGCGCCAAGCGCGGCGAAGACGTGCTTGGTGTTCGGGTCGGACTGGGCGATGTCCTCACCCTGTACGAAGATCGCCCGGAAGGTTCCCTCGACCGCGGCGTCGAACATGTTCGGGATGCGCAGCCCCGGCTCGGACAGGAGCGGCCGGCCCCACATGTTCTCGAACACCGTCCGTACGGCGTCGTCGGAGACGTGCCGGTAGCCCGGCAGTTCGTGCGGGAAGGAGCCCATGTCGCAGGAGCCCTGCACGTTGTTCTGGCCGCGCAGCGGGTTGACGCCGACGCCCTCGCGACCGATGTTGCCGGTCACCATGGCGAGGTTCGCCATGCCCATCACCATGGTCGAGCCCTGGCTGTGTTCGGTGACGCCGAGGCCGTAGTAGATCGCGGCGTTGCCGCCGGTGGCGTAGAGCCTCGCCGCGGCCCGCAGTTCCTCGGCCGGTACCCCGGTGATCTCCTCGACCGCCTCGGGGCTGTTCTCAGGCCGGGAGATGAACTCGGCCCAGCCGTCGAAGTCCTCGCACCGCTCGTCGACGAAGGCCCGGTCGTAGAGGCCCTCGGTGAGCACCACGTGGGCCAGCGCGTTCACCACGGCGACGTTGGTGCCGGGGGCGAGCTGGAGGTGGTGGGTGGCCTCGATGTGCGGCGAGCGGACCAGGTCGATCCGGCGCGGGTCGATCACGACGAGCTTCGCGCCCTCGCGCAGCCGGCGCTTCATCCGGGAGGCGAAGACCGGGTGTCCGTCGGTGGGGTTCGCGCCGATCACCAGGATCACGTCCGCCTGGGCGACCGAGCGGAAGTCCTGGGTGCCGGCCGAGGTGCCGAAGGTCTGCTTCAGCCCGTACCCGGTGGGGGAGTGGCAGACCCGGGCACAGGTGTCGACGTTGTTGTTGCCGAACGCGGCCCGGATCATCTTCTGCACCACGTACACCTCTTCGTTTGTGGTGCGTGAGGAGGTGATGCCGCCGATCGCGCCGACGCCGTGCCTGGTCTGGATGTCGAGCATCCGGGTGGCGACGTAGTTGATCGCGGTGTCCCAGTCGACCTTCTGCCACTCGTCGGTGATCTTGTCCCGGACCATCGGTGAGAGCTGCCGGTCGGGGTGGGTGGCGTAGCCGAAGGCGAACCGCCCCTTGACGCAGGAGTGGCCCTCGTTGGCGCCGCCGTCCTTGTACGGCACCATCCGGACCAGTTCGTCACCGCGCAGTTCGGCCTTGAACGAGCAGCCGACCCCGCAGTACGCGCAGGTGGTGATGACGCTGCGGCTCGGCATGCCGAGCTGTACCACCGACTTCTCCTGCAGTGTCGCGGTCGGGCACGCCTGGACGCAGGCGCCGCAGGAGACGCACTCGGAGTCCATGAAGAGCTCGCCGGCGCTCGCGCTGACCTTGGAGCCGAAGCCGCGCCCCTCGATGGTCAACGCGAAGGTGCCCTGGATCTCGCCGCAGGCGCGTACGCAGCGGGAGCAGGCGATGCACTTGGAGGACTCGAAGTCGAAGTACGGGTTGCTGGTGTCCTTGGGCGCGTCGAGGTGGTTGGCGCCCTCGTAGCCGTAGCGCACCTGGCGCAGCCCGACCGCCCCGGACATGTCCTGGAGCTCGCAGTCGCCGTTGGCGGAGCAGGTGAGGCAGTCCAGTGGGTGATCGGAGATGTAGAGCTCCATCACGCCCTGGCGGAGCTTCTCCAGCTTCGGGGTCTGGGTGCGTACCTTCATTCCGGGGGCGACCGGGGTGGTGCAGGAGGCGGGGGTGCCGCGCCGGCCGTCGATCTCCACCAGGCAGAGCCGGCAGGAGCCGAACGCCTCCAGGCTGTCGGTGGCGCAGAGCTTCGGGATGTCGACCCCGCTCATGGCCGCCGCGCGCATCACCGAGGTGCCCTCGGCCACCGTGACCGGCATGCCGTCCACTTCGATCGACACCGTTGCCGGTCCGGGTTTGGCCGGGGTGCCGAGGTCGGGTTCCTTCAACAGGCTCATGGTTGTTTGGCCTCCTCGTAGCGGGCGGTGAAGTCGTCGGGGAAGTGCAGCAGCGCGCTGCGTACGGGATTCGGCGTCAGCCCACCCATGGCGCACAGTGATCCCTCGGTCATCAGCTCGCAGAGATCACCCAGCAGGGCCAGGTTCCCGTCCGGGTCCTCACCCGCAACTATCCGGTCGATCACTTCCACACCGCGTACCGCACCGACCCGGCAGGGGGTGCACTTGCCGCAGGACTCCTCGGCGCAGAACTCCATCGCGAAGCGGGCCATCGATGCCATGTCCACGGTCTCGTCGAAGACCACGATACCGCCGTGGCCGAGCATCGCATCCGCTGCGGCGAACGCCTCGTAGTCCATCGGCAGGTCGAGATTGGACGCCGGCAGGTACTGCCCGAGCGGTCCGCCGACCTGGACCGCGCGGACCGGGCGCCCGGAACGGGTGCCACCGCCGTACTGGTAGATCAGGTCGCTCAGGGTGATGCCGAAGGCGGTTTCGAAGACCCCACCCCGGGCGATGTTGCCGGCGAGCTGGAACACCTGGGTGCCGCGTGAGCGCTCGACGCCGAGGTCCCGGTACGCGGCGGCCCCGTCGGCCAGGATGGCCGGCACCGAGCCGAGCGTGAGGACGTTGTTCACCACTGTCGGCTTGCCGAAGAGCCCGGTGATCGCCGGGATCGGGGGTTTGGCGCGGACCATGCCGCGCTTGCCCTCCAGGCTCTCCAGCATCGCGGTCTCCTCACCGCAGATGTACGCCCCCGCGCCGACCCGTACGAAGAGGTCGAAGCGCAGCTCCGAGCCGAGCACGTGCTCGCCCAGCCACCCCTGGGTACGGGCGATGTCGATCGCCTGCC
The Micromonospora pisi DNA segment above includes these coding regions:
- a CDS encoding formate dehydrogenase beta subunit, translated to MTTPVTIYVPRDSAALSVGADLVAATIEHEAAAAGRPIRLVRNGSRGMLWLETLVEVETERGRIGYGPVGPDDVAGLVAEGLLDGADHDLCQGVVEDLPWLRDQTRLCFARVGVTDPLSPQDYVAHGGLAGLRRALSLTPAEVVAEVTESGLRGRGGAGFPAGIKWKTVLDTPGPLKFICCNADEGDSGTFADRMLMEGDPFTLIEGMTIAAHAVGASEGYIYVRSEYPDAVRALRQAIDIARTQGWLGEHVLGSELRFDLFVRVGAGAYICGEETAMLESLEGKRGMVRAKPPIPAITGLFGKPTVVNNVLTLGSVPAILADGAAAYRDLGVERSRGTQVFQLAGNIARGGVFETAFGITLSDLIYQYGGGTRSGRPVRAVQVGGPLGQYLPASNLDLPMDYEAFAAADAMLGHGGIVVFDETVDMASMARFAMEFCAEESCGKCTPCRVGAVRGVEVIDRIVAGEDPDGNLALLGDLCELMTEGSLCAMGGLTPNPVRSALLHFPDDFTARYEEAKQP
- the fdhF gene encoding formate dehydrogenase subunit alpha; translated protein: MSLLKEPDLGTPAKPGPATVSIEVDGMPVTVAEGTSVMRAAAMSGVDIPKLCATDSLEAFGSCRLCLVEIDGRRGTPASCTTPVAPGMKVRTQTPKLEKLRQGVMELYISDHPLDCLTCSANGDCELQDMSGAVGLRQVRYGYEGANHLDAPKDTSNPYFDFESSKCIACSRCVRACGEIQGTFALTIEGRGFGSKVSASAGELFMDSECVSCGACVQACPTATLQEKSVVQLGMPSRSVITTCAYCGVGCSFKAELRGDELVRMVPYKDGGANEGHSCVKGRFAFGYATHPDRQLSPMVRDKITDEWQKVDWDTAINYVATRMLDIQTRHGVGAIGGITSSRTTNEEVYVVQKMIRAAFGNNNVDTCARVCHSPTGYGLKQTFGTSAGTQDFRSVAQADVILVIGANPTDGHPVFASRMKRRLREGAKLVVIDPRRIDLVRSPHIEATHHLQLAPGTNVAVVNALAHVVLTEGLYDRAFVDERCEDFDGWAEFISRPENSPEAVEEITGVPAEELRAAARLYATGGNAAIYYGLGVTEHSQGSTMVMGMANLAMVTGNIGREGVGVNPLRGQNNVQGSCDMGSFPHELPGYRHVSDDAVRTVFENMWGRPLLSEPGLRIPNMFDAAVEGTFRAIFVQGEDIAQSDPNTKHVFAALGAMELVVVQDLFLNETAKFAHVFLPGTSFLEKDGTFTNAERRINRVRPVMAPKTGKHEWQIVCEIAEAMGYPMSYQHPREIMDEIAALTPTFSGVSFEKLDKLGSVQWPCNEAAPEGTPTMHVDGFVRGKGRFVQTPFVPTRERSTRKYPLILTTGRILSQYNVGAQTRRTANVAWHSEDVLEVHPHDAEVRGISDGDEVTLASRVGATSLRAVLSDRMPVGVVYTTFHHPVTGANVVTTENSDWATNCPEYKVTAVQVGLKHPKPAAQAAQDELLIPVLAD